ATCATCCAAGGATCTAACCCAAAAAACAATAGAGTAGATTATATTTAATCACAAGACAGGTTGACTACTTCAGTCtcctatttttattatttattgtgcacCCACCATCTTTAATTACCATATTCATTTAACAtgcccaaaaaaattaatacacCAACATGTTCCCCATACTCACATTCCAGGTCGAATCAAGAGCATTGGCCAGCCTAATGCATGGATACATATAGAAACCATAATATTACACTCAGAATTGGCAAAACAGATTGCAATCATAGAAAATCTATGCATAAAAGCAATTTTATTGCCCAAAACAAGTTCTTGACAAACTACGTTCAGCAGCAGAGTTCTCAACTTCATGCGTACAATGTACATCTCTATAAGCAATGAATATTTGCTTCAATAAAATGCACCAGTCAAACATACCAGTGCTTCTAGAGCTTGGGGGTCCATGCCTTTATATGAATCAAGATACTGGAATTTTTCATCCTTTTTGTTGATAACAGCCAAGACCCAGTGTGCCTTTTTGTGGATAGGTACAAATATCTGCAAGAAGTTTTGTAACACCACCATATAGAAGAACGCCACTCCCATATCAATAAGTTGAATGGTAATCAATTAGACGGAGAGAGACAGAGATGCTTAACAGGGCTTACTTTGTCACATTCAATAAGGGTGTACCCGATCTTCCTCATGGTAGTCCATCTCCTCACAGCTTTGAAATCATAACTATGTATCCCACTAATCAACTAGAAAACGAAACAACACAGATAAACCACAGAGCTTTGTCAATTGAAATCAGATtacacacacccccccccccccaaaaaaaaaaaaagaactttagGAACAGCCTCAGAAGTGCAACAACAATGGTCCGAGCCTTAagatttaaaatagaaaaatagaacagGACAtgaaaagggggtggggggggaggggagataTTCCCAGGTCATGAATGGAGAATAAACATTAAGCCTATGATATTGAAACAAATGCATGCTAGTCAACAAAACAATCGTATGGAGCAagcattaaaaaatttaaagccAATAGATAATATAATGAGGTTACTACAGAAATTAACAGACCTTCTTATAGAAGAATGTGTTGAAAAAATGGCACTTCAAAAATTTTTCTGgttctcttttttccctctccttCAGTAATTCAAGGTAAACGTTTATGACCTATCATAGAATAAATAACATGCATAGCAAGGAAACAATGTCAGAATTTAGTGTCTAATACACTGCAGGATATGAAACCTTAGTGTTCTGGGGAACTGATACTTAATTTACATTATATTGGATCAATGCACGTTCAAACTCACACACACATTGTAAGATTGAAcataaaaacaacaaaaccACCTCATCATTTAGCCAAGCGTTGGGGCTCAAGCACTGCAAGATTTCTCCTGTAATCACTATATTAGAATTTTCATGTGTTACCAAGACCCTCCGCCTGCATAGTAAGAAACCAAATACATTAAATATCTTAGCCCACCAGACAGGACAACAGATACAGCAATTGTCCATCTGTCATACCTATTTGAACCCGATAAAGCATGAGATACTTCAGCCTCTTCCTCCTGCGTAAGGGGAAGAAAAGGTTCTCGAGGTAGAACCTGAAAATTATGGAACAGATATATGAGGGAAAACAAGAGAAATGGGGTAGGATAAAATTTAAGTGAATAGCAGTAGCAAAGATTTTTAACCTCTGCCAGTCTCTTCGCCTGACGCTTCGGGAAGAGTAATGCTATTGATAACAACTTTTTCTCAAGAAAACTGATCTTAGAATTCAAGTAAGACAATTTGGGATTCCGTCTCTCTGCAGACTCGAGCAATTTTTTGTGAGGAAGCATGCCCAACTCCTCTGCTCCATGACTTACAGACAGAGACACCATCATCTTCCCCCCTTCGTCCACCTTAGTCAGCTCGGACACCGCAGAAAACGACGGTTGCTGACCATAAGCCGGAAGCTTTGCATGTGCATCCTGCAGAAGAACATCAGCATTGGTCTCATTAGACGTCCGGTCTGAAACTACAGACAGCCATTCTCGCCCATCATCCAATACTTCGATTTCTTCTATGCTCGAGTCATCAGGAATTTCATCCTTGGAGAACTCCATCTCCACATCAATCTCTGGAGCCTTGTCCTTTCTCAAGTGCTGTAGAGCACCCACTGCAGTGGTCTTCGCTGCATCATATCGGCGAACTAGTAAATTCCCCATCTCATCAATCGACTCTTGATTCTCGTTAACTCGACCAATCCCAGGGAGGGATTCTCTGAACGAACTGGCCGGGCGAGCAAACCTAGAATTCCGGCAAGGAGCGTGAACTTCTCTAGGTAGACGCGGAACCCCTCCAGGGTACCGACAAATTCTAGATACTGTATTCGGCGAAGATAATTGCCACTGTGTATTGAGATTGATAGGCGAAATTCTGGGCTTCTTCGCGGTTTGAAGCTCGGGCCGAAAGTCGGAATCTTTAGAGAAAAGAGGCGAGAATACATGACTCAAGCTGAACCAACTATCACCGCGCTTACGATTGGTCGTTAGGGCACCCATGGACGATCGTCACAGCTCTCGCAATTACAGTAAAATGCCCGGAATACAAACCCATCTACGAATTAAGAATCCATAACGAAGCCTACCCGCCGACGAAACCCTGAAATAAGAAACTGCATCGAAGAACTGTCGTTTATCGTCTGAAATTTCAGCAGATCAGAATAAGTTAACAATGGAAGATCCACAAGTTCTTTGTAACCGAATTAGGGCAGAAACGTGAACCCGATAACTTTCCTGTTAATCGAAAACCTGACAATGCGTATGAAGGAGAGATGTGTTCAATAATCGAAATTGATTTACAGAGACTCTTCCCGCCTGGAATCAAAAATTGGGaaaagaaatttcagttttctttGGTTCAGTCGTTCTCGGTGTAGATACTATAGAGTTCGACCAAAAGGATGTACTCGTTTGGCTTTTAACTTTCCTCgggttttccctttctttccatGGGGCCACCtgcgtttaaaaaaaaatagaggccAAACTGTCTAGAAGGCCCCGTTTGTTTGGTGGGCATATGAGATGCGAAAATTTGAGGGTGGAACGGAACGACGGGGAAAGGAAAGTGGTGCGCAAGTTGGTactattttttactatttcctAGTCCatgtttggttgttttttccTAAGAAAGTTCAAGGTATTGATCATTCGTACCGGACATTTTTGTCCTCATAGACACCGATACAACCAAACGGTTGAAATTTGGAAAACCTCGGGAAAATTTTTCCATCGTTTATTTCTACACCTGCCACAATCCCTCAATCCAAACGGGATCGAGGTGAAAACTCTTTATAGAGCTGTCTGTTCCATTCTCTAAAACCTCTCCCGATAGGCATTATGAAGAGTCTCCTCAATAACATAATCAAATATTCAACTAGCAACTATGTGGCAGATCAGATGGTGTCTAATTTTTTGGATACCCATGGGGTGTTGGTCCATTGGTGAATTTGTGGGTAAAGTAGCTCAAGAAGCGTCTTACTTATTAGGTTTGAATCCCCTTGACACTACTCATGTTTTTTCTTAGAGTTTCCACCCTATTTGGAGTAAAAATGACTTATGGGGTCCAAAAGGACTATTTCCATTCCAAAGGACGTGAGgacacccttttttttatattaaaacaaaatagaaataactGGATATTGAACCACAAGATCTACTCACATGCTATTTTTAAGTCTAGAAAGAGTTTGCCAAATGATGAAACTATGAAAACTCCAATATCATATAAGAGCACATGCTCGTGATCAAAAGTTTCAAGGTATATGtagttttttgttattttggcAAGACTCGCACTAAGGCTAGACACGAGATCCACGAGGGACTAGCATGggttatttgattgaatttgcaAGTGATGCATGGGCTAATCCAAATCTATAATGCGACTATAGCTGgtataataaacaaaaagaaaaaagaaaaaagaaaaaaaaggaggtgAAGATGTGAAATACCAAACCCTTCTTTCGTAGCTAACAAAAGGGGCTAAAGGTGTGCAAAATCACATTGATAAGGGCATTTATTGGATGTAGAAGGTATTGGGCTTCAATTATGCCCTTATCTTGGAGCTTGGAGGGTTGGGGCTATGTAACAAATTCTTTCACGGTTtgaaagaaaagtaataaataaGCAGGCGCTTCTTATTTGCTTAATAATTCATAATTGATCATCTGGTGATATAGAAATCCATCAAGCAGCCTCCAAGGGCTTCCTCCTAGAGTTCAATAGACACAAATAAAGAGATAGCACATTAAGGAAATGTGGATCAATTATGAAAATCTATGCAAGCTCTTTTTTGACCGAACACCCACATCATGGCATTGGAGCGTAGTTCCTAGCCTTCTAGATGTTCATGATaccttcccttctctctctttttgactAGGCCTAACAACGAAGTGATTTTTTTACCTCCCTTGCATATAAGG
This Macadamia integrifolia cultivar HAES 741 chromosome 10, SCU_Mint_v3, whole genome shotgun sequence DNA region includes the following protein-coding sequences:
- the LOC122091169 gene encoding ubiquitin-like-specific protease ESD4 isoform X2; this translates as MGALTTNRKRGDSWFSLSHVFSPLFSKDSDFRPELQTAKKPRISPINLNTQWQLSSPNTVSRICRYPGGVPRLPREVHAPCRNSRFARPASSFRESLPGIGRVNENQESIDEMGNLLVRRYDAAKTTAVGALQHLRKDKAPEIDVEMEFSKDEIPDDSSIEEIEVLDDGREWLSVVSDRTSNETNADVLLQDAHAKLPAYGQQPSFSAVSELTKVDEGGKMMVSLSVSHGAEELGMLPHKKLLESAERRNPKLSYLNSKISFLEKKLLSIALLFPKRQAKRLAEVLPREPFLPLTQEEEAEVSHALSGSNRRRVLVTHENSNIVITGEILQCLSPNAWLNDELISGIHSYDFKAVRRWTTMRKIGYTLIECDKIFVPIHKKAHWVLAVINKKDEKFQYLDSYKGMDPQALEALARYFVDEVKDKSGMDINVSSWKHEYVDELPEQQNGWDCGMFMIKYIDFYSRGLRLCFNEEHMPYFRRRTAKEILRLKAQ
- the LOC122091169 gene encoding ubiquitin-like-specific protease ESD4 isoform X1, whose product is MGALTTNRKRGDSWFSLSHVFSPLFSKDSDFRPELQTAKKPRISPINLNTQWQLSSPNTVSRICRYPGGVPRLPREVHAPCRNSRFARPASSFRESLPGIGRVNENQESIDEMGNLLVRRYDAAKTTAVGALQHLRKDKAPEIDVEMEFSKDEIPDDSSIEEIEVLDDGREWLSVVSDRTSNETNADVLLQDAHAKLPAYGQQPSFSAVSELTKVDEGGKMMVSLSVSHGAEELGMLPHKKLLESAERRNPKLSYLNSKISFLEKKLLSIALLFPKRQAKRLAEVLPREPFLPLTQEEEAEVSHALSGSNRRRVLVTHENSNIVITGEILQCLSPNAWLNDEVINVYLELLKEREKREPEKFLKCHFFNTFFYKKLISGIHSYDFKAVRRWTTMRKIGYTLIECDKIFVPIHKKAHWVLAVINKKDEKFQYLDSYKGMDPQALEALARYFVDEVKDKSGMDINVSSWKHEYVDELPEQQNGWDCGMFMIKYIDFYSRGLRLCFNEEHMPYFRRRTAKEILRLKAQ